The following are encoded in a window of Scophthalmus maximus strain ysfricsl-2021 chromosome 6, ASM2237912v1, whole genome shotgun sequence genomic DNA:
- the rpl29 gene encoding 60S ribosomal protein L29, with amino-acid sequence MAKSKNHTTHNQSRKAHRNGIKKPRSQRYESLKGVDPKFLRNMRFAKKHNKSGMKAAQKAAAAK; translated from the exons ATGGCCAAGTCGAAGAACCACACAACCCACAACCAGT CCCGTAAAGCCCACAGGAATGGCATCAAGAAGCCCAGATCCCAGCGATATGAGTCACTGAAGGGG GTGGACCCTAAATTCCTGAGGAACATGCGCTTTGCTAAGAAGCACAACAAGAGCGGCATGAAGGCGGCACAGAAGGCAGCTGCGGCGAAATAG
- the LOC118309553 gene encoding desmin-like: MRASSYTQKSLQVSGSGSRVRVQSPSPSRCRGSSYDSRGRTGYRGTAIELGTEIHQHHANEKEEMQELNVKFAGYIEKVQALEQRNASLQAELASLQSRYKGGPTGIGEEYELKFKEVRELIEALTNEKGAADIERGYIEEEVEVWRLKLEEELALKEEAEIILREFRQDVDNATLQKAELEKRIEQLVAEIEFLKKLHDEEVADLMKQIKDSKITAELDGDRPDLAAYLRNMRAEIEAVAARNVQEAEKWYKTKFDTLKEHAGKHEEQMKTMKDEITSFHNQVTDLQNQIDGLRARNAALEQQLEDMEMSHADKVGGLEGIIAQLEAQLCETKLEMTKYLQDYQELLHIKLKLDAEIATYRKLLEGEEMRLGIAKDV, translated from the coding sequence ATGAGAGCCTCATCTTACACCCAGAAGAGCCTGCAAGTCAGCGGCTCTGGCAGCAGAGTGAGGGTTCAGAGCCCGTCGCCATCCCGGTGCCGCGGATCCTCATACGACAGTCGTGGACGCACAGGATACCGCGGCACCGCCATTGAGTTGGGTACAGAGATACACCAGCACCATGCCAATGAAAAAGAGGAGATGCAGGAACTCAATGTCAAGTTTGCAGGATACATTGAGAAGGTCCAGGCACTAGAGCAGAGAAATGCTTCTCTCCAAGCTGAGCTGGCTTCCCTGCAGAGCCGCTACAAGGGAGGTCCCACGGGCATCGGAGAAGAATATGAGCTCAAGTTTAAAGAGGTGCGGGAGCTGATTGAGGCCCTGACTAATGAGAAGGGAGCTGCTGATATTGAAAGGGGCTACATCGAAGAAGAGGTTGAAGTGTGGAGACTtaagctggaggaggagctggcacTCAAAGAAGAGGCAGAAATCATTCTGAGGGAGTTTCGCCAGGACGTTGACAACGCAACACTGCAGAAGGCTGAGCTTGAGAAGCGCATCGAACAACTGGTGGCCGAGATAGAGTTTCTCAAGAAGCTGCATGATGAAGAGGTGGCCGACCTCATGAAGCAGATCAAGGACTCAAAGATTACTGCCGAACTTGATGGAGATCGCCCTGACCTGGCCGCCTACCTGCGCAACATGCGCGCAGAGATAGAGGCCGTTGCTGCCCGCAATGTCCAGGAAGCTGAGAAATGGTACAAAACCAAGTTTGACACCCTCAAGGAACATGCCGGCAAACACGAAGAACAGATGAAGACCATGAAAGATGAGATCACAAGTTTCCACAACCAGGTGACAGACCTGCAGAACCAGATTGATGGGCTGAGGGCTCGCAACGCTGCCCTGGAGCAGCAGTTGGAGGACATGGAGATGTCTCACGCCGATAAGGTGGGAGGCCTAGAGGGTATCATCGCTCAGTTGGAGGCCCAGCTCTGCGAAACCAAACTAGAGATGACCAAATATCTCCAAGACTATCAGGAACTGCTGCACATTAAACTCAAGCTGGATGCGGAGATCGCCACGTACAGGAAGCTGctcgagggagaggagatgaggctTGGAATTGCCAAAGATGTCTAA